One stretch of Vulpes lagopus strain Blue_001 chromosome 12, ASM1834538v1, whole genome shotgun sequence DNA includes these proteins:
- the CCDC182 gene encoding coiled-coil domain-containing protein 182 — MEPLYQAGSILMKVNTLQGKKMVENGLQSGDFSLPQSWPSCLLPPADLDILQQKVAAVQRELEDFKKEALKAIHYLEDAFCEMNAALAQQEEQAARVKQRLREEEDRGVVRNKVLTFLLPREKQLREHCRRLERMLLGAGRVVQGVPKKIQAN; from the coding sequence ATGGAACCACTCTACCAGGCTGGGTCCATCCTCATGAAAGTGAACACCTTACAGGGGAAGAAGATGGTGGAGAACGGCCTGCAGTCTGGAGACTTCTCCCTCCCTCAGTCctggccttcctgcctcctgccGCCCGCTGACCTGGACATCCTGCAGCAGAAGGTGGCCGCGGTGCAGCGGGAGCTGGAGGACTTTAAGAAGGAGGCGCTGAAGGCCATCCATTACCTGGAGGACGCCTTCTGCGAGATGAACGCGGCGCTGGCGCAGCAGGAGGAACAGGCTGCGCGCGTGAAGCAGCGGCTCCGGGAGGAGGAGGACCGGGGCGTCGTGCGGAACAAGGTCCTCACCTTCCTGCTGCCCCGCGAGAAGCAGCTCCGGGAGCACTGCAGGCGGCTGGAGCGCATGCTGCTGGGCGCAGGCCGGGTCGTGCAGGGCGTCCCCAAGAAGATCCAGGCCAACTGA